In one Gavia stellata isolate bGavSte3 unplaced genomic scaffold, bGavSte3.hap2 HAP2_SCAFFOLD_278, whole genome shotgun sequence genomic region, the following are encoded:
- the NOP10 gene encoding H/ACA ribonucleoprotein complex subunit 3: protein MFLQCYNDERGERVYTLKKVSPAGQPTRSAHPARFSPDDKFSRHRLALKRRFGVLPTQRARPLL from the exons atGTTCCTGCAGTGCTACAACGATGAGCGCGGCGAGCGCGTCTACACCCTGAAG AAGGTGTCCCCGGCGGGGCAGCCCACCCGCTCGGCCCACCCGGCCCGCTTCTCTCCCGACGACAAGTTCTCCCGGCACCGCCTGGCCCTGAAGCGGCGGTTCGGCGTCCTGCCCACCCAGCGGGCGCGGCCGCTCCTCTGA